A DNA window from Mariprofundus aestuarium contains the following coding sequences:
- a CDS encoding M16 family metallopeptidase yields the protein MSIIADKFKLYGSFLMWKREKFTLLMQSYRFARQPALNHDRHPDKFPTGEPMPKLLLTFLLLISLTPVVQAAELKEATYKNGVKLIVEEDHSAPVAMVQVWLKVGGRDELPGKTGLAHVFEHMMFKGSNKLGPGEYSKRISAMGGNDNAFTSTDYTAYFQTVPAKRIDEVLAMEAERFANLKLRDADFQKEIKVIMEERRMRTEDDPNSHMFEELSAASLRLHPYRNPVIGWMQDLEKLTIEDVKAFYKKHYVAGNVVVVVVGDVDFEQAKKTVANTFGRMKARPVPARFNPVEPKTFGAKRIQVTLPAQLPMLAITVPVPVWKPGENDREAAALTLATQILAGGRAARLQRELVDEQRKAFAAGAGYDAHGMGLDLWYAYGMLGPGQTPEAFEKSLWSLLDNMANHEVDEKRLNAAKRNIIAAEVFAQDSLYLRAKEIGRMEVVGIGANNRNLWLESIRSVTTDDIKQAMGRWLKRERSTTGVLLPEVKS from the coding sequence ATGTCTATTATAGCAGACAAATTTAAGCTTTATGGGTCATTTCTCATGTGGAAGCGCGAAAAGTTTACGCTGCTGATGCAATCATACCGATTTGCACGCCAACCGGCTTTGAATCATGATCGCCACCCTGACAAATTCCCTACCGGAGAGCCCATGCCCAAGCTACTGCTAACATTTCTGTTGCTGATAAGCCTGACACCCGTTGTTCAGGCAGCGGAACTTAAAGAAGCAACCTACAAAAACGGCGTCAAACTGATCGTAGAAGAGGACCACTCGGCCCCCGTTGCCATGGTGCAGGTCTGGCTTAAGGTGGGCGGGCGTGACGAACTACCGGGCAAAACGGGGTTGGCACATGTGTTCGAGCATATGATGTTCAAGGGCTCCAACAAACTCGGACCGGGCGAATACAGCAAACGCATCTCGGCAATGGGAGGCAACGACAACGCCTTCACCTCAACCGACTACACCGCCTATTTCCAGACCGTGCCAGCCAAGCGCATCGATGAGGTGCTGGCGATGGAGGCCGAGCGCTTCGCCAACCTCAAGCTGCGCGATGCGGATTTCCAGAAGGAGATCAAGGTGATCATGGAGGAGCGGCGCATGCGCACCGAGGATGATCCCAACAGCCACATGTTCGAGGAGCTCTCCGCAGCTTCCCTGCGCCTGCACCCTTACCGCAACCCGGTGATCGGCTGGATGCAGGATCTGGAAAAACTGACCATCGAGGATGTGAAAGCCTTTTACAAAAAGCACTACGTTGCGGGCAATGTCGTCGTGGTCGTGGTTGGCGATGTTGATTTTGAGCAGGCGAAGAAAACAGTGGCTAATACCTTCGGCCGCATGAAAGCACGGCCGGTTCCCGCCCGCTTTAATCCGGTCGAGCCCAAAACGTTTGGCGCCAAGCGTATTCAGGTAACTCTTCCGGCCCAGCTGCCGATGCTGGCCATCACCGTGCCTGTGCCTGTCTGGAAGCCGGGCGAAAATGATCGTGAGGCAGCAGCACTTACACTTGCGACCCAGATACTTGCCGGGGGCAGGGCAGCACGCCTGCAGCGCGAACTGGTGGATGAGCAGCGCAAGGCGTTTGCTGCGGGTGCAGGATACGATGCTCATGGTATGGGGCTCGACCTCTGGTATGCCTATGGCATGCTCGGTCCCGGCCAGACGCCGGAAGCTTTTGAGAAAAGCCTTTGGTCACTGCTGGATAACATGGCGAACCATGAGGTTGATGAAAAAAGGCTGAATGCGGCCAAGCGCAACATCATCGCCGCGGAGGTCTTCGCTCAGGATTCGCTCTATCTGCGCGCCAAAGAGATCGGTCGCATGGAGGTGGTCGGCATTGGCGCCAACAACCGCAATCTTTGGCTGGAATCGATCCGCAGCGTTACGACTGATGATATCAAGCAGGCTATGGGCCGCTGGCTGAAGCGGGAGCGCTCCACCACAGGTGTTCTGCTGCCGGAGGTGAAATCATGA
- a CDS encoding diguanylate cyclase, protein MLRRSLAAQVALILVATFLLSGLAYSLLYHRFEHDAVEGLMLSQSKVLFRQIQLTRHWNSNYGGVYVLKRSGMETNPYLYEVGPKEGEKADIRPEITDLDGHVYTLKNPALMARELSELSGARSDIRYHLTSLKPINPGNSPDAFEQEALEAFESGIGEWFGVDEDDERFRYMAPLKVEKSCLKCHGFQGYKLNGIRGGLAISLPMKSAIEMTQAGRMITIAGGVAAILSVLLVLWVLLKRLILRPIKMMELFASRIGSVDEVGFELPARDDEIGRLSRVLATTEKEVRRQQQELLAQAKSMDYDRRHDQLTGLHNRRHLHLEGEVLFALARREGFEVSVMILDIDHFKELNASHGHAAGDKVLVEIAQMLLGHSRTYDLLVRFGTGEFAIVVQHCNTVEANHIADRFRKDVAELKVHCEAEVIQVTCSIGVCSSRVKELEQMILAATEATYKAKADGRNRVCHSKK, encoded by the coding sequence ATGCTCCGTCGCTCCCTAGCTGCTCAGGTTGCCCTGATTCTTGTTGCCACCTTCCTTCTCAGCGGGCTGGCATACAGTCTCCTTTATCACCGTTTCGAACATGACGCTGTAGAAGGCCTCATGCTTTCCCAGTCGAAGGTGCTGTTCCGTCAGATCCAGCTCACCCGCCACTGGAACTCTAATTATGGCGGGGTTTATGTGCTCAAACGCTCGGGCATGGAGACCAACCCCTATCTCTATGAGGTGGGACCGAAAGAGGGGGAGAAGGCGGATATCCGACCCGAGATCACCGATCTCGATGGTCATGTCTATACCCTCAAGAATCCTGCCCTTATGGCGCGCGAGCTTTCGGAGCTGAGCGGTGCCCGATCAGACATTCGTTATCACCTTACAAGCCTTAAGCCGATTAACCCGGGAAACAGCCCAGATGCCTTTGAGCAGGAAGCGCTCGAAGCGTTTGAGAGCGGAATAGGCGAGTGGTTCGGTGTTGATGAGGATGATGAGCGGTTTCGATACATGGCTCCTTTGAAGGTGGAAAAGTCGTGTCTCAAGTGCCACGGTTTTCAGGGTTATAAGCTTAACGGTATTCGCGGTGGACTTGCCATCAGCCTGCCAATGAAGAGTGCCATCGAGATGACGCAGGCTGGGCGGATGATCACGATTGCAGGCGGCGTTGCTGCTATTCTATCCGTGCTTCTGGTGCTGTGGGTTCTGCTGAAGCGGCTGATCCTTCGGCCGATCAAGATGATGGAGTTGTTCGCATCCCGTATAGGTTCAGTCGATGAGGTCGGTTTCGAACTGCCTGCTCGCGACGATGAGATAGGAAGGCTGTCGCGTGTGCTGGCCACTACCGAGAAAGAGGTGCGCAGGCAGCAGCAGGAGTTATTGGCACAGGCAAAGAGCATGGATTATGATCGACGGCACGATCAACTGACAGGGCTCCATAATCGCCGCCACCTCCATCTTGAGGGAGAGGTGCTTTTTGCTCTGGCGCGTCGCGAAGGATTTGAAGTCAGCGTCATGATCCTCGATATTGATCATTTCAAGGAGCTGAATGCCAGCCATGGACATGCCGCCGGTGACAAGGTGCTGGTTGAGATCGCTCAAATGCTGCTCGGGCACAGCCGCACCTACGACCTTCTGGTTCGCTTTGGAACTGGGGAATTCGCCATTGTTGTGCAGCATTGCAACACGGTTGAAGCCAATCATATCGCAGATAGATTCCGTAAAGATGTGGCGGAGCTCAAAGTCCATTGCGAAGCTGAGGTCATTCAGGTTACCTGCAGTATTGGTGTCTGCAGCAGTCGTGTGAAGGAGCTTGAGCAGATGATTCTTGCCGCTACCGAGGCGACCTACAAAGCCAAGGCTGATGGCAGAAACAGGGTGTGCCACTCAAAAAAATAA
- the purH gene encoding bifunctional phosphoribosylaminoimidazolecarboxamide formyltransferase/IMP cyclohydrolase, giving the protein MASIKQALISVSDKTGVEVFARALADRGVKILSTGGTAKLLREVGIQCRDVSDYTGFPEMMDGRVKTLNPKVHGGILARRDNEGDLASMAEHGIEQIDLVCVNLYPFREAVAKDGCTIDDAIENIDIGGPCMVRASAKNHKFVTIVVDPSDYEMIIHSIDADSLNEEIRRGLATKAFAHTAAYDGAIANHFSALNTDGSKRKFPDIFTRQFIKTADELRYGENPHQDGAFYADIEDEGLSLADCEVLQGKALSYNNIADADAAFACVRDFSDNAAVIVKHANPCGVAVGGSQEEVYERARAADATSAFGGIAAFNRPLEVEAAKLIAETFMEVVIAPGFSEAAREALAAKKNLRLLLAPSVDAVSGGWEFKRVNGGLLVQERDAHILDRDACRVVTERAPTEAEWNDMLFAWSVAKHVKSNAIVFAKNGTTLGVGAGQMNRVNSTRIAAFHGGDAIIGSAVASDAFFPFRDGVDALADAGAKAVIQPGGSMRDDEVIAAANEHGLAMIFTGIRHFRH; this is encoded by the coding sequence ATGGCTTCTATCAAACAGGCGCTGATCAGCGTTTCAGACAAAACAGGCGTGGAGGTTTTTGCCAGAGCGCTGGCTGACCGCGGCGTAAAAATCCTCTCCACCGGTGGCACGGCCAAGCTGCTGCGCGAGGTCGGGATCCAATGCCGCGACGTATCGGACTACACCGGATTCCCTGAGATGATGGATGGCCGCGTCAAAACGCTGAATCCGAAGGTGCATGGCGGTATTCTTGCCCGCCGCGACAACGAGGGTGACCTTGCATCGATGGCTGAGCACGGTATCGAGCAGATCGATCTGGTCTGCGTTAATCTCTACCCTTTCCGTGAAGCGGTGGCTAAAGATGGATGCACGATTGATGATGCGATTGAGAATATCGATATTGGTGGCCCCTGCATGGTTCGTGCCTCTGCCAAAAACCACAAGTTTGTTACCATCGTCGTTGACCCCTCAGATTACGAAATGATTATCCACTCCATTGATGCCGACAGCCTGAATGAAGAGATCCGCCGCGGACTGGCGACCAAGGCCTTTGCCCATACGGCTGCCTACGACGGGGCGATTGCCAACCACTTTTCGGCCCTGAATACAGACGGCTCCAAGCGCAAATTTCCTGACATCTTTACGCGTCAGTTTATCAAGACGGCCGATGAGCTACGTTACGGTGAGAACCCGCATCAGGATGGTGCCTTCTATGCGGATATCGAAGATGAGGGCCTCTCTCTCGCTGACTGCGAAGTGCTGCAGGGCAAGGCACTCTCCTACAACAATATTGCTGATGCTGATGCTGCATTCGCCTGCGTACGCGACTTCTCTGACAATGCAGCCGTGATCGTTAAGCATGCCAACCCATGCGGTGTGGCCGTAGGCGGTTCACAGGAAGAGGTTTACGAGCGCGCTCGTGCCGCTGATGCCACCTCTGCATTCGGTGGTATTGCTGCCTTCAATCGTCCGCTTGAGGTAGAGGCTGCAAAGTTGATTGCCGAAACCTTTATGGAGGTGGTGATTGCACCGGGCTTCTCCGAAGCTGCCCGTGAGGCGCTGGCTGCCAAGAAGAATCTTCGCCTGTTGTTGGCGCCATCGGTTGATGCGGTATCCGGGGGCTGGGAGTTTAAACGTGTGAACGGTGGCCTGCTGGTGCAGGAGCGTGATGCGCATATCCTTGATCGCGATGCATGCCGGGTAGTGACTGAGCGCGCCCCTACAGAAGCGGAATGGAACGATATGCTCTTTGCCTGGTCTGTAGCTAAACATGTGAAATCTAACGCCATTGTCTTTGCCAAGAATGGTACTACGCTCGGTGTGGGTGCGGGCCAGATGAATCGTGTGAACTCTACCCGTATCGCTGCGTTTCATGGTGGTGATGCAATCATCGGTTCAGCAGTAGCTTCCGATGCATTCTTCCCATTCCGTGACGGTGTTGATGCACTGGCTGATGCAGGTGCAAAAGCGGTGATTCAGCCGGGTGGCTCGATGCGTGATGACGAGGTGATTGCGGCAGCGAACGAACACGGACTGGCGATGATCTTCACCGGCATCCGCCACTTCAGGCATTAA
- the purD gene encoding phosphoribosylamine--glycine ligase has product MKVLVVGGGGREHALCWKLKRSPSVSEVVCAPGNPGITRDARCVDISAEDVDGLMGLALAEKPDLVVIGPEVPLVLGLGNQLRAEGFPVFGPDKAAANLEGSKSFSKRLMYEAGVPTARFEVHVDVDEAVDTIRSWGAPIVVKASGLAAGKGVVVAQTEKEAIDAVRDMLSGNSFGDAGSQVVIEECLIGEEASCLFIVSGDTILPLASSQDHKALLDGDKGPNTGGMGAYSPAPCVTADVESVVLETIARPIIAALKKRGAEFIGILYAGVMLTEEGPKTLEFNVRFGDPECQPLMSRLKSDLGLVLLAAANKALDGVTLEWEEGTALCVVVTSEGYPASFEKGQVIGGLDAVEAAGAAVFHAGTAEKDGAIVNAGGRVLGVTAVAPTVKEAQSIVYGALEKLEWPGAFYRKDIGYRAVARGEG; this is encoded by the coding sequence ATGAAAGTATTGGTTGTCGGCGGCGGTGGTCGCGAACATGCACTATGCTGGAAGCTGAAGCGCTCCCCCAGTGTCTCTGAGGTGGTTTGTGCTCCTGGTAACCCAGGCATAACCCGCGATGCGCGCTGTGTGGATATCAGTGCCGAAGATGTCGATGGTCTGATGGGCCTTGCTTTGGCAGAGAAGCCAGATCTGGTGGTGATAGGCCCTGAAGTGCCTCTGGTGCTGGGGCTGGGCAACCAGTTGCGTGCCGAAGGGTTTCCCGTTTTCGGCCCGGACAAGGCGGCAGCGAATCTCGAGGGTAGTAAATCCTTCTCCAAACGCTTGATGTATGAAGCAGGCGTGCCGACTGCGCGTTTTGAGGTGCATGTCGATGTCGATGAGGCTGTAGATACGATCCGTTCATGGGGGGCTCCAATTGTGGTGAAGGCCTCAGGTCTTGCTGCCGGCAAGGGCGTTGTTGTAGCGCAGACGGAGAAAGAGGCGATTGATGCGGTGCGTGATATGCTCTCTGGTAACAGTTTCGGCGATGCCGGTTCCCAGGTCGTGATTGAGGAGTGCCTGATTGGAGAAGAGGCAAGTTGCCTGTTCATCGTTTCTGGCGACACCATTCTTCCGCTGGCCTCTTCGCAGGATCACAAGGCGCTGCTTGATGGTGATAAGGGGCCTAATACCGGTGGCATGGGCGCTTACTCCCCTGCCCCATGTGTGACCGCGGATGTGGAAAGCGTGGTGCTGGAAACGATCGCCCGGCCTATTATCGCGGCACTGAAAAAGCGCGGCGCAGAGTTCATCGGAATCCTCTACGCCGGTGTGATGCTGACTGAAGAGGGGCCTAAGACACTGGAGTTCAATGTGCGTTTCGGTGATCCAGAGTGCCAGCCGCTGATGAGCCGGTTGAAATCCGACCTTGGCCTGGTGCTGTTGGCTGCTGCCAACAAGGCGCTGGATGGGGTGACGCTGGAATGGGAAGAGGGAACGGCGCTCTGCGTGGTGGTAACCTCTGAGGGTTATCCCGCAAGCTTCGAGAAAGGCCAGGTCATTGGCGGCCTCGATGCCGTTGAGGCAGCCGGCGCTGCTGTTTTTCATGCAGGTACTGCTGAAAAGGATGGTGCTATCGTCAATGCAGGTGGTCGTGTGCTGGGTGTTACAGCTGTAGCGCCGACGGTGAAAGAGGCACAGTCCATCGTTTATGGGGCGCTCGAAAAGCTGGAATGGCCGGGTGCTTTTTATAGAAAAGATATTGGCTACCGCGCAGTAGCCAGAGGAGAGGGTTAA
- the purE gene encoding 5-(carboxyamino)imidazole ribonucleotide mutase yields MEAIKVLILMGSKSDMPVMQKTEGVLEEFGVPYKTMIRSAHRTPEATVQAVKEAEEAGCKVFICAAGMAAHLAGVVCSKTVKPVIGVPIASGPLNGEDALHSTVMMPPGLPVATVGINAAKNAGLLAVQMLAQNDERLADLLKADRVAQAEAILAED; encoded by the coding sequence ATGGAAGCGATTAAAGTATTGATCCTGATGGGCAGCAAATCCGACATGCCTGTGATGCAGAAAACAGAGGGTGTGCTGGAAGAGTTCGGCGTTCCTTACAAGACGATGATTCGTTCGGCTCACCGGACGCCTGAAGCGACCGTGCAGGCGGTTAAAGAGGCTGAAGAGGCGGGATGTAAGGTGTTTATCTGTGCCGCAGGCATGGCTGCGCATCTGGCTGGCGTAGTCTGCTCCAAGACTGTGAAGCCGGTCATTGGTGTTCCGATAGCATCAGGCCCCCTGAACGGAGAGGACGCGCTGCACTCCACTGTCATGATGCCGCCGGGATTGCCGGTGGCGACGGTGGGTATCAATGCCGCCAAGAATGCCGGTCTTCTGGCCGTGCAGATGCTGGCCCAGAACGATGAGCGGTTGGCAGATTTACTGAAGGCTGATCGAGTTGCACAGGCAGAGGCGATTCTCGCTGAAGACTAA
- a CDS encoding L-threonylcarbamoyladenylate synthase, with protein MHRQRRFSLKTKVSQKLAALRVAKVLKQGGVIAHHTHTLPGVAADPHIPAAVDKLVSFKRRMGPFLLLADSVQTATGLIRFYSPELRRIIRRSWPGPFTLVIPAKPGLTPICYRNSTLAVRVDASIQTRQLAAACGGLLLSSSLNRKGGAPTEPGRKLRMRWNRHLDAVLQGAVSTGKASTLLRVWRNDCTTIRP; from the coding sequence TTGCACAGGCAGAGGCGATTCTCGCTGAAGACTAAGGTCAGCCAGAAGCTTGCCGCCCTCAGGGTGGCGAAAGTGCTGAAGCAGGGCGGGGTGATTGCGCATCATACACACACTCTGCCGGGTGTGGCGGCAGACCCGCATATCCCCGCCGCAGTGGACAAGCTGGTTTCTTTCAAGCGACGTATGGGCCCCTTTCTCCTGCTGGCCGATTCGGTGCAGACGGCAACCGGGTTGATCCGTTTTTATTCGCCGGAGCTGCGCAGAATCATCCGCCGTTCGTGGCCAGGTCCCTTTACGCTGGTGATACCTGCAAAGCCAGGGCTGACACCGATTTGCTATCGCAACAGCACACTTGCCGTACGGGTTGATGCAAGTATTCAGACCCGGCAGCTGGCCGCGGCCTGCGGAGGACTGTTGCTATCCTCCAGTCTTAACCGCAAAGGCGGAGCCCCAACGGAGCCTGGCCGCAAACTTCGCATGCGCTGGAATCGGCACCTTGATGCTGTGCTGCAAGGAGCTGTCAGTACAGGCAAAGCCTCAACTCTATTGCGTGTATGGCGCAATGATTGCACCACAATTCGGCCATGA
- a CDS encoding cytochrome c biogenesis protein ResB yields MNSFSDFLKQLWQRLGSMSLAIVLLMVLSIASVIGTVLLQNQDQTDYLQQFGPLWYWVFRSLGLFDMYHTWWFLTLLGFLMLSLTACLWRNVPKMLKEMRSNKVTLNERSLKRMELLQHWKLKSVMSVEELEQAFRKQLYGWNFKAVEENGQHFVRADKGRNHKWGYILVHSAILIVLVGGWISVQFGFRGNMAVAEGSMEKQISFLKGTESATLDMPFQVRCNSFDIDFFQTGAPKEFRSNLTIIDEGKEVLTSDIIVNEPLFYKGVYIYQASFGDGGSDITFKLFHMDGSQKTRMAQTGVYKTWKDPETGISLEVTDFRPYNVENIAENLGEKKFKDIGPSVEYVIRGSGIKPVKVKSYMNPYMGPDGQNQGSWMMVSLTGDAKDYQPVALGLDMTSPDEWKLYNAFISHLSKLQETSDNKAKYEAFQKATHDVYGDSPPENIRDISIRTVQAVNMLPQLPWPVIPMLDDFEHVYYTGLQLAKDPGMNVVWIGSAILVFGLCIMFYMPHRKLWLVIRATEAGAEVSLAGMTNRNQIAFKETFNDLFIKLDKEFGRS; encoded by the coding sequence ATGAATTCTTTCTCCGATTTTTTGAAACAGTTGTGGCAGAGGCTTGGTTCGATGTCACTGGCCATTGTACTGCTCATGGTACTCTCTATTGCATCGGTCATCGGTACCGTGCTGCTGCAGAATCAGGATCAAACCGATTACCTGCAACAGTTTGGGCCGCTCTGGTACTGGGTGTTCCGCTCGTTGGGTCTGTTCGACATGTACCATACATGGTGGTTCCTCACCCTGCTCGGCTTCCTGATGCTTTCACTGACTGCCTGCCTGTGGCGCAATGTTCCGAAGATGCTCAAGGAGATGCGCAGCAATAAGGTGACGCTCAACGAGCGCTCGCTTAAGCGCATGGAGCTTCTACAGCACTGGAAACTGAAATCGGTGATGTCGGTGGAAGAGCTGGAGCAGGCCTTTCGCAAGCAGCTCTACGGTTGGAACTTCAAAGCAGTTGAAGAGAATGGCCAGCACTTTGTCCGCGCTGATAAGGGGCGGAACCACAAATGGGGTTACATCCTGGTGCATTCGGCGATCCTGATCGTTCTTGTGGGTGGCTGGATAAGTGTGCAGTTCGGTTTCCGCGGCAACATGGCTGTGGCTGAAGGCTCCATGGAGAAGCAGATCTCCTTTTTGAAGGGGACCGAATCGGCAACACTCGACATGCCATTTCAGGTGCGCTGTAACTCGTTCGATATTGACTTCTTCCAGACTGGTGCGCCGAAAGAGTTTCGCAGCAACCTGACCATTATTGATGAGGGTAAAGAGGTGCTTACCTCCGATATCATCGTCAACGAACCGCTTTTCTACAAAGGCGTCTATATCTACCAGGCAAGCTTTGGAGATGGTGGTTCCGATATCACCTTCAAGCTGTTCCACATGGACGGTAGCCAGAAGACACGCATGGCACAAACCGGAGTTTACAAAACCTGGAAGGATCCGGAGACCGGTATATCGCTGGAGGTGACCGACTTCAGACCCTACAACGTCGAGAATATTGCCGAAAATCTTGGTGAGAAAAAGTTTAAAGATATCGGGCCATCCGTTGAGTATGTGATCCGTGGCTCCGGCATCAAACCGGTCAAGGTTAAGTCGTACATGAACCCTTATATGGGGCCTGACGGGCAGAACCAAGGCTCGTGGATGATGGTTTCTCTTACCGGTGATGCCAAGGATTACCAGCCGGTAGCGCTGGGATTGGATATGACCAGTCCTGATGAGTGGAAGCTGTACAACGCTTTTATCAGCCACCTCTCCAAGCTACAGGAGACGTCAGATAATAAGGCGAAATACGAAGCGTTCCAAAAAGCCACTCATGATGTTTATGGTGATTCTCCTCCCGAGAATATCCGGGATATTAGCATACGTACGGTGCAGGCAGTAAACATGCTCCCGCAGCTGCCATGGCCAGTGATTCCTATGCTGGATGATTTTGAGCACGTCTATTACACCGGCCTGCAGCTGGCCAAAGACCCCGGAATGAATGTGGTTTGGATCGGCAGCGCAATCCTTGTTTTCGGCCTCTGCATCATGTTTTATATGCCGCATCGCAAGCTGTGGCTCGTTATTCGCGCCACTGAAGCTGGCGCAGAGGTTTCTCTGGCAGGCATGACCAACCGTAATCAGATCGCTTTTAAAGAAACCTTTAACGATCTGTTCATAAAACTTGATAAAGAGTTTGGCCGCAGCTGA
- the ccsB gene encoding c-type cytochrome biogenesis protein CcsB → MTAMTAEPSIWELVNRGRWAFLRFYAYIGASLGISAMAMYAQGGYNEDAFLYQILSTQGLLWGGTGALIGAALAAVVITIKPALLQGRVAPNTVPWLDGMLLMVILAAIAALFEPDASQISYEDQSNLIAGSIIMAMNVVFIFSAVAYIAYLFAPENFIGRIATGSAYFGIYAGGTALLLRWHESYMIDVEIGHAPVSNLYEVFIVLFMITAAVYLSFERRYGAKGMGAFVMFLVSAGVFFGVWLDSIGQADIKPLVPALQSYWMKIHVPMNFVGYGAFAVACAAGMAYLLRHGMEARGSSSKMLKVLPTLEQLDQLAYKSVAVGFPAFTLATILGAAWAAEAWGGYWSWDPKETWALIVWLVYGAYLHARVSHGWHGKALAWWAVAGFLVTIFCFLGVNMYLSGLHSYGRLS, encoded by the coding sequence ATGACTGCAATGACTGCTGAACCGTCGATCTGGGAGTTGGTGAATCGCGGGCGCTGGGCGTTCCTTCGCTTCTATGCCTATATTGGAGCATCGCTCGGTATCTCGGCCATGGCGATGTATGCACAGGGAGGCTATAACGAGGATGCGTTTCTCTATCAGATTCTCAGCACTCAGGGGCTGCTATGGGGCGGAACCGGCGCCCTGATTGGCGCAGCTCTTGCCGCAGTTGTGATCACCATAAAGCCAGCCCTGCTTCAGGGTCGCGTAGCTCCAAACACTGTGCCGTGGCTGGATGGCATGCTGCTGATGGTAATTCTTGCTGCTATTGCCGCACTGTTTGAGCCTGATGCCAGCCAGATCTCCTATGAAGACCAGTCCAACCTTATTGCTGGCAGCATTATCATGGCCATGAATGTCGTATTTATCTTCTCAGCCGTGGCTTACATCGCTTATCTGTTTGCACCTGAGAACTTCATTGGCCGTATTGCCACCGGCTCGGCTTACTTCGGTATTTATGCCGGCGGCACTGCCCTGCTGCTGCGCTGGCATGAGTCCTATATGATTGATGTAGAGATCGGACACGCGCCAGTTTCCAACCTGTATGAAGTGTTCATCGTACTGTTCATGATTACAGCGGCCGTTTACCTCTCGTTTGAGCGCCGCTATGGAGCCAAGGGCATGGGGGCCTTCGTCATGTTCCTTGTTTCCGCAGGTGTATTCTTCGGTGTCTGGTTGGACTCGATTGGACAGGCTGATATCAAGCCGCTTGTGCCTGCCCTGCAGTCTTACTGGATGAAGATTCATGTGCCGATGAACTTTGTCGGTTACGGTGCATTCGCAGTCGCTTGCGCAGCTGGAATGGCCTATCTGCTGCGTCATGGAATGGAGGCACGAGGCAGCAGTTCGAAGATGTTGAAAGTTCTCCCGACTCTGGAGCAGCTTGACCAGCTTGCTTACAAGTCCGTTGCTGTCGGGTTCCCCGCCTTTACGCTGGCAACCATTCTCGGTGCAGCCTGGGCTGCTGAAGCTTGGGGTGGTTACTGGTCCTGGGATCCAAAAGAGACCTGGGCACTGATCGTATGGCTGGTTTACGGTGCTTACCTGCATGCCCGCGTTTCACATGGCTGGCATGGCAAAGCTCTGGCCTGGTGGGCCGTGGCCGGGTTCCTGGTGACTATTTTCTGCTTCCTAGGTGTGAACATGTACCTTTCCGGCCTGCACTCCTACGGCCGCCTCAGCTGA
- the galU gene encoding UTP--glucose-1-phosphate uridylyltransferase GalU produces MKPLRKIIFPAAGLGTRFLPATKASPKEMLTIVDKPLIQYGVEEAIAAGMGEIIMVTGRGKRAIEDHFDISAELEANLKSAGKSALYKEVSRVARMAEVIYLRQKEALGLGHAVLCARHWVSDEPFGVSLADELIIHEKPAMQQLREVYDQTGCSVIGLIQVPASEVSKYGIVDYTTEEGGLLRLTDMVEKPGMDEAPSDMAMVGRYIFTPRLMQLLKAVQPGKGGEIQLTDAIAVLAKEEPVYGVLLEGQRFDAGNPEGFLLANAVIGLQHAEYGESLRKSLQEYL; encoded by the coding sequence ATGAAACCGTTACGCAAAATTATCTTCCCGGCCGCAGGGCTTGGCACCCGTTTCCTGCCCGCCACCAAGGCGAGCCCCAAGGAGATGCTGACGATTGTCGATAAGCCGCTGATTCAGTATGGGGTCGAAGAGGCGATTGCCGCCGGTATGGGTGAGATCATCATGGTTACAGGTCGCGGCAAGCGCGCCATTGAGGATCATTTTGATATTTCGGCGGAGCTCGAAGCCAATCTTAAAAGTGCTGGCAAGAGCGCTCTCTACAAAGAGGTTTCACGTGTGGCACGAATGGCGGAGGTGATCTACCTTCGCCAGAAAGAGGCGCTGGGCCTCGGCCACGCGGTGCTTTGCGCGCGCCACTGGGTGAGTGACGAGCCGTTCGGTGTGTCACTAGCTGATGAGTTGATCATCCATGAGAAACCGGCAATGCAGCAGTTGCGTGAGGTCTACGACCAAACGGGCTGCTCGGTGATCGGCCTTATTCAGGTGCCAGCCAGCGAGGTTTCCAAGTACGGCATTGTTGATTACACGACTGAAGAGGGAGGACTGTTGCGGCTAACCGACATGGTTGAGAAGCCTGGCATGGATGAAGCGCCCTCCGATATGGCAATGGTAGGCCGATATATATTCACGCCGCGGTTGATGCAGCTTCTGAAAGCGGTGCAGCCAGGCAAGGGTGGCGAGATTCAGCTTACTGATGCCATTGCAGTGCTGGCGAAAGAGGAGCCTGTCTACGGTGTCTTACTGGAAGGACAGCGTTTCGATGCCGGTAATCCGGAAGGTTTTTTACTGGCCAATGCAGTCATTGGTTTGCAGCACGCAGAGTATGGCGAATCGTTGCGCAAATCTCTGCAAGAGTACTTGTGA